In one Elusimicrobiota bacterium genomic region, the following are encoded:
- a CDS encoding SDR family NAD(P)-dependent oxidoreductase, with protein sequence MKLESKVAFITGAAQGIGKEIAFALAAEGADIVIADMNETAGNITAGEITQKFGRQSIVLKLDVSKPAECEDVVKKILDRFQKIDILINNAGVTRDGLLVRMSEEDWDFVLSINLKGVFNCTKACARVMMKQRSGRIVNIASVVGQMGNAGQINYSASKGGVIAMTKTTARELASRGVLVNAVAPGYIRTAMTDKLSEDVKEQLLKIVPLGRLGEAAEVAK encoded by the coding sequence GTGAAATTAGAGTCAAAAGTAGCGTTTATTACCGGCGCTGCACAGGGTATTGGTAAAGAGATCGCGTTTGCATTAGCAGCTGAAGGCGCGGATATTGTTATTGCCGATATGAACGAAACAGCGGGTAATATTACGGCAGGGGAGATCACTCAAAAGTTTGGACGCCAGTCTATCGTACTGAAGCTTGATGTGTCCAAGCCAGCGGAGTGCGAAGATGTGGTTAAAAAAATTCTTGACAGATTTCAGAAAATTGATATACTTATCAACAATGCTGGGGTGACTAGAGACGGGCTTTTGGTGAGAATGAGCGAAGAAGATTGGGATTTTGTTCTTTCAATTAACCTTAAAGGCGTGTTTAATTGCACAAAAGCGTGTGCAAGGGTTATGATGAAACAACGCAGTGGAAGGATTGTCAACATAGCGTCAGTTGTTGGCCAGATGGGTAATGCGGGGCAGATAAATTATTCCGCTTCAAAAGGCGGGGTTATTGCTATGACCAAAACTACAGCCAGGGAGTTGGCATCACGCGGTGTGCTTGTTAACGCAGTTGCGCCGGGGTATATCCGTACTGCTATGACGGATAAGCTCTCTGAAGACGTTAAGGAACAATTATTGAAGATAGTTCCTCTCGGACGGTTGGGTGAAGCAGCGGAAGTAGCAAAAG